A region from the Hypericibacter adhaerens genome encodes:
- the fhmpcd1 gene encoding 5-formyl-3-hydroxy-2-methylpyridine 4-carboxylate 5-dehydrogenase codes for MTRVALIGLGTMGPGIAAVLARAGMTVAAFDLSPEQRAKAPQAMKMAAGVLATLGMADRSQAEVAIQEDLATAVKGAGLVIENVPEKLELKLQVLAEIDKLVPKECVIASDTSGIPITKLQAGNSAPGRIVGMHWSNPPHIIPIIEVVAGRETAPATADWMAAFVKRLGLIPIRVKKDVPGFVENRVLYAVMRECCDLVEQGVIDPEGLDACVSWGIGYKLSVVGPMALLDMAGLDIYQSVGSYLNKELCARGDVSPYVTQRTAKGQLGIKSGGGIFSYTPDGIKELQSQRARRLVAVRKALEG; via the coding sequence ATGACCAGGGTTGCGCTCATCGGTCTGGGGACCATGGGGCCGGGCATCGCGGCGGTGCTCGCACGCGCCGGCATGACCGTCGCCGCCTTCGACCTCTCGCCCGAGCAGCGCGCCAAGGCGCCGCAGGCGATGAAGATGGCGGCGGGCGTGCTGGCGACGCTGGGCATGGCGGACCGGAGCCAGGCCGAAGTCGCGATCCAGGAGGATCTGGCGACCGCGGTGAAGGGCGCCGGGCTCGTCATCGAGAACGTGCCGGAGAAGCTCGAGCTCAAGCTCCAGGTCCTGGCCGAGATCGACAAGCTGGTGCCCAAGGAGTGCGTCATCGCCTCCGACACCTCGGGCATCCCCATCACCAAGCTCCAGGCCGGCAACTCGGCGCCGGGCCGCATCGTCGGCATGCATTGGTCGAACCCGCCCCACATCATCCCGATCATCGAGGTGGTGGCGGGCCGCGAGACGGCGCCCGCGACCGCCGACTGGATGGCGGCGTTCGTGAAGAGGCTCGGCCTCATCCCGATCCGGGTCAAGAAGGACGTGCCGGGCTTCGTCGAGAACCGCGTGCTCTATGCGGTGATGCGCGAATGCTGCGACCTGGTCGAGCAGGGCGTGATCGATCCCGAAGGGCTCGATGCCTGCGTCTCCTGGGGCATCGGCTACAAGCTCTCGGTGGTCGGTCCCATGGCGCTGCTCGACATGGCCGGCCTGGACATCTACCAGTCGGTCGGCAGTTATCTGAACAAGGAGCTTTGCGCGCGGGGCGATGTCAGCCCCTATGTGACGCAGCGCACGGCCAAAGGCCAACTGGGCATCAAGAGCGGCGGCGGCATCTTCAGCTACACGCCGGACGGCATCAAGGAGCTTCAGAGCCAGCGGGCCCGCCGGTTGGTGGCGGTCCGCAAGGCGTTGGAGGGCTAG
- a CDS encoding glutathione S-transferase family protein: MLRVLGRGTSGNVQKVVWLLEELGLPYKREDYGRQFNNTGGDYLKLNPNGKVPTLDDNGTIIWESNTILRYLANKNGGKFYPADPAQRSEVERWMDWQLASLNAPYVSIFKDAKKPAAERGAGWAADSKELIGLLQILENGIAGRDWIAGKEMTLADFALGSIITRCLDFPIEHPPLPKLRTWREKLLTRPAFKKAIAG, encoded by the coding sequence ATGCTGAGGGTTCTGGGACGCGGCACATCGGGCAACGTGCAGAAGGTGGTCTGGCTGCTGGAGGAGCTGGGGCTCCCCTACAAGCGCGAAGACTACGGCCGCCAGTTCAACAACACCGGCGGCGACTATCTGAAGCTCAACCCGAACGGCAAGGTGCCGACGCTCGACGACAACGGCACGATCATCTGGGAATCGAACACGATCCTGCGCTATCTCGCCAACAAGAACGGCGGCAAGTTCTATCCGGCCGATCCCGCGCAGCGCAGCGAGGTCGAGCGCTGGATGGACTGGCAGCTCGCCTCGCTCAACGCGCCCTATGTCTCGATCTTCAAGGACGCCAAGAAGCCGGCCGCCGAGCGCGGCGCCGGCTGGGCGGCCGACAGCAAGGAGCTGATCGGGCTGCTCCAGATCCTGGAGAACGGCATCGCGGGCCGGGACTGGATCGCGGGCAAGGAGATGACGCTGGCCGATTTCGCGCTGGGTTCCATCATCACGCGCTGCCTCGATTTTCCGATCGAGCATCCGCCGCTGCCGAAGCTCCGGACCTGGCGCGAGAAGCTGCTGACGCGGCCCGCCTTCAAGAAGGCGATCGCCGGCTGA
- a CDS encoding RidA family protein, which produces MNDAIKPIGKKNPNLPFHPAVRAGDYIFVSGQVAKDEQGNMCVGNIEEETRWTLESIRRILALEGADLSDVVKMTVYLEDARDFGRYNGVFKEYFAEGRIARTTVEARAVISCKIEIDAIAYRPVR; this is translated from the coding sequence ATGAACGACGCCATCAAGCCGATCGGCAAGAAGAACCCGAACCTGCCCTTCCATCCGGCGGTCCGCGCCGGCGACTATATCTTCGTCTCGGGCCAGGTGGCCAAGGACGAGCAGGGCAACATGTGCGTCGGCAATATCGAGGAAGAGACGCGCTGGACCCTCGAATCGATCCGCCGCATCCTGGCGCTCGAGGGCGCCGACCTTTCGGATGTGGTGAAGATGACGGTTTATCTGGAGGACGCGCGCGACTTCGGCCGCTATAACGGCGTCTTCAAGGAGTATTTCGCGGAAGGCCGCATCGCGCGCACCACCGTCGAGGCGCGCGCGGTCATCTCCTGCAAGATCGAGATCGACGCGATCGCCTATAGGCCGGTGCGCTGA
- a CDS encoding LVIVD repeat-containing protein: MARTKNTKPLAHIDCPGGGQVWVDGTTLYIGHMRQPTGTTIVDVADPTKPKILTKVEVPAGWHSHKVRVADGIMIVNHERQGTEGVAEFGGGLGIYDVSKPAEPRLITKWRTHGKGVHRYDFDGRYAYISPTAEGYIGNIAMILDLKDPAKPEEVGRWWIPGQWKAGGEEYPWDNWTPPRCHHPLRVGNRLYVSYWHHGFYILDISDLSKPKAISGINTSPTFPHPTHTCLAIPEPLKGRRVMVVADEDVAKLWPAAPAFTWIYDITNEHLPIPISTFQVEGVDPDGAPQPPMRGCHQPSERFKGTIIPFAWFAKGLRILDIADPFAPKEVGFFEPDPPEGFELASSNDVTMDSRGLLYLIDRQRGVDIVETSVL; the protein is encoded by the coding sequence ATGGCTCGCACCAAGAACACCAAGCCCCTGGCGCATATCGACTGTCCTGGCGGCGGCCAGGTCTGGGTCGACGGCACGACGCTCTATATCGGCCATATGCGCCAGCCGACCGGCACCACGATCGTGGATGTCGCCGATCCGACCAAGCCGAAGATCCTGACCAAGGTCGAGGTGCCCGCCGGCTGGCATTCCCACAAGGTGCGCGTCGCCGACGGCATCATGATCGTCAATCACGAGCGCCAGGGCACGGAGGGCGTCGCGGAGTTCGGCGGCGGGCTCGGCATCTACGACGTCTCGAAGCCGGCCGAACCCAGGCTCATCACCAAATGGCGCACCCACGGCAAGGGCGTGCACCGCTACGATTTCGACGGGCGCTACGCCTATATCTCGCCGACCGCGGAGGGTTACATCGGCAATATCGCCATGATCCTCGACCTCAAGGATCCGGCGAAGCCCGAGGAGGTCGGGCGCTGGTGGATCCCCGGCCAGTGGAAGGCGGGCGGCGAGGAATATCCCTGGGACAACTGGACGCCGCCGCGCTGCCATCACCCGTTGCGCGTGGGCAACCGGCTCTATGTCAGCTACTGGCATCACGGCTTCTATATCCTCGACATCTCCGACCTGTCGAAGCCCAAGGCCATCTCCGGCATCAACACCTCGCCGACCTTCCCGCACCCGACCCACACCTGCCTTGCCATTCCCGAGCCGCTCAAGGGCCGGCGCGTGATGGTGGTGGCCGACGAGGATGTGGCGAAGCTCTGGCCGGCGGCGCCCGCTTTCACCTGGATATACGACATCACCAACGAGCATCTGCCGATTCCGATCTCGACCTTCCAGGTCGAGGGCGTCGATCCCGACGGCGCGCCGCAGCCGCCGATGCGCGGCTGCCACCAGCCCTCCGAGCGCTTCAAGGGCACGATCATTCCCTTCGCCTGGTTCGCCAAGGGCCTGCGCATCCTCGACATCGCCGATCCCTTCGCGCCGAAGGAGGTCGGATTCTTCGAGCCCGATCCGCCGGAAGGCTTCGAGCTCGCCTCCTCGAACGATGTCACCATGGACAGCCGCGGGCTGCTCTATCTGATCGACCGCCAGCGCGGCGTCGATATCGTCGAAACCTCGGTCCTCTGA
- a CDS encoding cupin domain-containing protein gives MTVRVEGDNRKAAMDKLHADVFERCMAPFWAVDQKNVHDEDRQVMDKKKAIPFLWKYKTDIEPLLHRSAELITMESSERRSLILVNPGLAPRRASVTTMYTAYRLNDPNEIMPPHRHSPNAIRFGLTGMSNFTGVEGENIVFGPGDMVLTPHDTWHNHGNKGGDPAINLSVLDLPLTEMLNATYFEHDYHEEVKGERIKKQVQSERFPADYSQRVYGHGGLMPRFLSHHRGTGAASPMYVYRWEMMRELLEKFRNWDGDPYEALMVEYVDPTTGGPVYRTITFFAQMLRPGEKTLPLKQNASLLCAPFEGSGYSIVGGKKLDWEPFDTFAVPGGEWCEHVNTSEKDPAILFVASDEPTLKALALYQKHGRRSSGEIFRLV, from the coding sequence ATGACGGTCAGGGTCGAGGGCGACAATCGCAAGGCGGCGATGGACAAGCTCCATGCCGACGTGTTCGAGCGCTGCATGGCGCCGTTCTGGGCGGTCGACCAGAAGAACGTCCATGACGAGGACCGCCAGGTCATGGACAAGAAGAAGGCGATCCCCTTCCTCTGGAAGTACAAGACCGACATCGAGCCGCTGCTGCACCGCTCGGCCGAGCTGATCACGATGGAATCCTCCGAGCGCCGCTCGCTGATCCTGGTCAATCCCGGCCTGGCGCCGCGCCGCGCCAGCGTGACCACGATGTACACGGCCTACCGGCTCAACGATCCCAACGAGATCATGCCGCCGCACCGCCATTCGCCCAACGCGATCCGCTTCGGCCTGACCGGCATGTCGAACTTCACCGGCGTCGAGGGCGAGAACATCGTGTTCGGCCCCGGCGACATGGTGCTGACGCCGCACGACACCTGGCACAATCACGGCAACAAGGGCGGCGACCCGGCGATCAATCTCAGCGTCCTCGATCTGCCGCTGACCGAGATGCTCAACGCCACCTATTTCGAGCATGACTATCACGAGGAGGTGAAGGGCGAGCGCATCAAGAAGCAGGTGCAGAGCGAGCGCTTCCCGGCCGATTACTCGCAGCGCGTCTATGGCCATGGCGGGCTGATGCCGCGCTTCCTGTCGCATCACCGCGGCACCGGCGCCGCCTCGCCGATGTATGTCTATCGCTGGGAGATGATGCGCGAGCTCCTGGAGAAGTTCCGCAACTGGGACGGCGATCCCTACGAGGCGCTGATGGTGGAATATGTCGATCCCACCACGGGCGGCCCGGTCTACCGGACCATCACCTTCTTCGCCCAGATGCTGCGCCCGGGAGAGAAGACGCTGCCCCTGAAGCAGAACGCGAGCCTGCTCTGCGCGCCCTTCGAGGGGAGCGGCTACAGCATCGTGGGCGGCAAGAAGCTCGACTGGGAGCCGTTCGACACCTTCGCGGTGCCCGGCGGCGAATGGTGCGAGCATGTGAACACGTCGGAGAAGGACCCCGCGATCCTGTTCGTCGCCTCGGACGAGCCGACGCTCAAGGCCCTGGCTCTCTACCAGAAGCACGGGCGCCGGTCCTCGGGCGAGATCTTCCGTCTCGTCTGA
- a CDS encoding FadR/GntR family transcriptional regulator, with protein MEAYEQTAARLRQLISDGDIGEDGRIPPERVLASELGVGRRSLRRALEILESEGRISRQQGRGTFIQASPFTAAAAGAEVLDNILEHTNPQEVIELRLATEPVIARLAALRASQCDIKKLQRLAAETRAAAGAESYEQADQAFHRAVVEASRNALFLAVFDAVGAARRDEAWRRVGENAHCFKRQAVHADFHAEIVAAIAARDGERAQSAMYRHLSDIQQHILRHAFSLHTAPVAGAAQ; from the coding sequence ATGGAAGCCTATGAACAGACCGCAGCGAGGCTGCGCCAACTGATTTCCGACGGCGATATCGGCGAAGACGGACGCATCCCGCCCGAGCGCGTGCTGGCCAGCGAGCTGGGGGTCGGCCGGCGTTCCCTGCGCCGCGCCCTCGAAATCCTGGAGAGCGAGGGCCGCATCTCGCGCCAGCAGGGCCGCGGCACCTTCATCCAGGCCTCGCCCTTCACGGCCGCCGCCGCGGGCGCCGAGGTTCTCGACAATATCCTCGAGCATACGAACCCGCAGGAAGTGATCGAGCTCCGGCTCGCGACCGAGCCGGTGATCGCGCGGCTGGCCGCCCTGCGCGCCTCGCAATGCGACATCAAGAAGCTGCAGCGCCTCGCGGCGGAGACCCGGGCCGCGGCCGGCGCCGAGAGCTACGAGCAGGCCGACCAGGCCTTCCATCGGGCGGTCGTCGAGGCGTCGCGCAACGCCCTCTTCCTCGCCGTGTTCGACGCGGTCGGTGCCGCGCGGCGCGACGAGGCCTGGCGGCGCGTGGGCGAGAACGCCCATTGCTTCAAGCGCCAGGCGGTCCATGCCGATTTCCACGCCGAGATCGTGGCCGCGATCGCGGCCCGCGACGGCGAGCGCGCGCAGTCGGCGATGTATCGCCATCTGAGCGATATCCAGCAGCATATCCTGCGCCACGCCTTCTCGCTGCATACGGCCCCGGTCGCCGGCGCCGCCCAGTAA
- a CDS encoding PrkA family serine protein kinase, whose protein sequence is MGVVENIFSRSLQNYESRREHDMPLLDYLELCRTDPMAHATAAERMVAAIGEPEVVDTAKDARLGRIFMNRTIKTYPSFAEFYGMEDTIERIVNFFRFAAQGLEERKQILYLLGPVGGGKSSLAERLKSLMERMPIYVLKAGNQLSPVLESPLGLFDPEQMGPTLEQQFNIPRRRLTGLLSPWAVKRLDEFKGDISKFTVAKLFPSKLRQIGIAKTEPGDENNQDISSLVGKVDIRMLELHSQNDTDAYAYSGGLNRTTQGLLEFVEMFKAPIKILHPLLTATQEGNYVGTENIGAIPYQGVILAHSNEAEWQTFKNNKNNEAFIDRVCVIKVPYCLRVTEEQKIYQKLIRGSDLAEAPCAPATLEMLARFSVLSRLRVHENSNLYSKMRVYDGESLKETDPHAKSMQEYRDAAGVDEGMDGISTRFGFKVLSATFNYDNTEVGADPVHLMYMLEQAIKREQFGDDVEKRYLEFIKAELAPRYAEFIGNEIQKAYLESYSDYGQNLFDRYVDYADAWIEHQDFKDPDTGQLLDRELLNQELTKIEKPAGIANPKDFRNEVVKFALRARAANHGKNPSWTSYEKIREVIERRMFSQVEDLLPVISFGSKKETETAKKHTDFVERMTARGYTERQVRRLVEWYMRVKQAG, encoded by the coding sequence ATGGGCGTTGTTGAGAATATCTTTTCGCGTTCCTTGCAGAACTACGAGAGCCGGCGCGAGCACGACATGCCCTTGCTCGATTATCTCGAGCTGTGCCGCACCGACCCCATGGCCCATGCCACCGCCGCCGAGCGCATGGTCGCCGCCATCGGCGAGCCCGAGGTGGTCGATACCGCCAAGGATGCGCGCCTCGGCCGCATCTTCATGAACCGCACCATCAAGACCTACCCCTCCTTCGCCGAATTCTACGGCATGGAGGACACGATCGAGCGGATCGTGAACTTCTTCCGCTTCGCGGCGCAGGGGCTCGAGGAACGCAAGCAGATTCTCTATCTCCTGGGGCCCGTCGGCGGCGGCAAGTCCTCGCTCGCCGAGCGCCTCAAGTCGCTGATGGAGCGCATGCCGATCTACGTGCTCAAGGCCGGCAACCAGCTGAGCCCGGTGCTGGAGAGCCCGCTCGGCCTGTTCGATCCCGAGCAGATGGGCCCGACGCTCGAGCAGCAGTTCAACATCCCGCGCCGGCGCCTGACCGGGCTGCTCTCGCCCTGGGCGGTCAAGCGGCTCGACGAATTCAAGGGCGACATCTCGAAGTTCACCGTCGCCAAGCTCTTCCCGTCCAAGCTGCGCCAGATCGGCATCGCCAAGACCGAGCCCGGCGACGAGAACAATCAGGACATCTCGAGCCTGGTCGGCAAGGTCGACATCCGGATGCTCGAGCTGCACAGCCAGAACGACACCGACGCCTATGCCTATTCCGGCGGCCTCAACCGCACGACGCAGGGCCTGCTCGAGTTCGTCGAGATGTTCAAGGCGCCGATCAAGATCCTGCACCCGCTGCTGACGGCGACCCAGGAAGGCAACTATGTCGGCACCGAGAACATCGGCGCCATCCCCTATCAGGGCGTGATCCTCGCCCATTCGAACGAGGCGGAATGGCAGACCTTCAAGAACAACAAGAACAACGAGGCCTTCATCGATCGCGTCTGCGTCATCAAGGTGCCCTACTGCCTGCGCGTGACGGAGGAGCAGAAGATCTATCAGAAGCTCATCCGCGGCAGCGACCTGGCGGAGGCGCCCTGCGCGCCCGCGACCTTGGAGATGCTGGCCCGCTTCTCGGTCCTGTCGCGCCTGCGCGTCCACGAGAACTCGAACCTCTACTCCAAGATGCGCGTCTATGACGGCGAAAGCCTGAAGGAGACCGATCCGCACGCCAAGTCGATGCAGGAATACCGCGACGCGGCCGGCGTGGACGAGGGCATGGACGGCATCTCGACCCGCTTCGGCTTCAAAGTGCTGTCGGCGACCTTCAACTACGACAATACCGAGGTCGGGGCCGATCCGGTCCACCTCATGTACATGCTCGAGCAGGCGATCAAGCGCGAGCAGTTCGGCGACGATGTCGAGAAGCGCTATCTCGAGTTCATCAAGGCGGAGCTGGCGCCCCGCTATGCCGAGTTCATCGGCAACGAGATCCAGAAGGCCTATCTCGAATCCTACAGCGACTACGGCCAGAACCTGTTCGACCGCTATGTCGACTATGCCGACGCCTGGATCGAGCACCAGGACTTCAAGGATCCGGATACGGGCCAGCTCCTCGACCGCGAGCTCCTGAACCAGGAGCTGACCAAGATCGAGAAGCCGGCGGGCATCGCCAATCCCAAGGACTTCCGCAACGAGGTGGTGAAGTTCGCGCTGCGCGCGCGGGCCGCCAATCACGGCAAGAACCCGTCCTGGACCTCCTACGAGAAGATCCGGGAGGTCATCGAGCGGCGCATGTTCAGCCAGGTCGAGGACCTGCTGCCGGTCATCAGCTTCGGCAGCAAGAAGGAGACCGAGACGGCCAAGAAGCATACGGATTTCGTCGAGCGCATGACAGCGCGCGGCTATACCGAGCGCCAGGTGCGGCGCCTCGTCGAGTGGTACATGCGCGTCAAGCAGGCAGGATGA
- a CDS encoding YeaH/YhbH family protein: protein MNIIDRRLNPQGKSLANRQRFIRRARKQIAEAVREASGKSSVSDLGGGGKIKIRRDGIDEPQLYHSGKTGEHTHVVPGNHEYVEGDRIPRPKGGGEGRGREASADGEGEDAFQFVLTQDEFLDLFLEDLELPDMLRKQLKKADSFLPRRAGYSVSGAATNLNLVRTMRNSLSRRIALKRPRPAEIAALESELKTLTESGDDIERCREIEVELEQQRRRAKRVPFIDPVDVRYNRFELVPQPVASAVMFCLMDVSGSMTEHMKDLAKRFYKLLYLFLSRRYRNVEIVFIRHTHVAREVDEETFFNSRETGGTVVSTVLEEMLRVLQDRYPRDQWNIYAAQASDGDNLSSDNAKSASLLEKRILPLCQYFAYLEVGDEEDGFNLGSEIWRTYERLAKTGHPLAMRKVNKRNQIFPVFRELFARDQSTGRAAS from the coding sequence ATGAATATCATCGACAGGCGGCTCAATCCGCAGGGCAAGAGCCTTGCCAACCGCCAGCGCTTCATTCGTCGAGCCCGCAAGCAGATTGCCGAGGCGGTGCGGGAAGCCTCCGGCAAGAGCTCCGTCTCCGACCTCGGCGGCGGAGGCAAGATCAAGATCCGGCGCGACGGCATCGACGAGCCGCAGCTCTATCATTCCGGCAAGACGGGCGAGCATACCCACGTCGTTCCGGGCAACCATGAATATGTCGAGGGCGACCGCATCCCCCGTCCCAAGGGCGGGGGAGAGGGTCGCGGCCGCGAGGCCTCGGCCGACGGCGAGGGCGAGGACGCGTTCCAGTTCGTCCTGACCCAGGACGAGTTCCTCGACCTGTTCCTCGAGGATCTCGAGCTGCCGGACATGCTGAGGAAGCAGCTCAAGAAAGCCGACAGCTTCCTGCCGCGTCGGGCGGGCTATTCGGTGTCGGGTGCCGCCACCAACCTCAACCTGGTGCGCACCATGCGCAACAGCCTGTCGCGGCGCATCGCCTTGAAGCGTCCCCGGCCGGCCGAGATCGCGGCGCTCGAGAGCGAGCTCAAGACCCTGACCGAGAGCGGCGACGATATCGAGCGCTGTCGCGAGATCGAGGTCGAGCTCGAGCAGCAGCGCCGCCGCGCCAAGCGCGTGCCCTTCATCGATCCGGTGGATGTCCGCTACAACCGCTTCGAGCTGGTGCCGCAGCCCGTCGCCAGCGCCGTCATGTTCTGCCTGATGGACGTGTCGGGCTCGATGACCGAGCATATGAAGGACCTGGCGAAGCGCTTCTACAAGCTGCTCTACCTGTTCCTGTCGCGCCGCTACCGCAACGTCGAGATCGTCTTCATCCGCCACACCCATGTGGCCCGCGAGGTGGACGAGGAGACCTTCTTCAACAGCCGTGAGACCGGCGGCACCGTCGTCTCGACCGTGCTGGAGGAGATGCTGCGGGTGCTGCAGGACCGCTATCCGCGCGACCAGTGGAACATCTATGCCGCCCAGGCCTCGGACGGCGACAACCTCTCCAGCGACAACGCCAAGAGCGCCTCGCTGCTGGAGAAGCGGATCCTGCCGCTCTGCCAGTATTTCGCCTATCTGGAGGTCGGCGACGAGGAGGACGGCTTCAATCTCGGCAGCGAGATCTGGCGCACCTATGAGCGCCTCGCCAAGACCGGCCACCCGCTCGCCATGCGCAAGGTCAACAAGCGCAACCAGATCTTCCCCGTGTTCCGCGAGCTCTTCGCCCGCGACCAGTCGACCGGGAGGGCGGCATCATGA
- a CDS encoding SpoVR family protein codes for MNDGGVLLDGEKTESRMRFDWDFDSLRRSYDQISDIALGEFKLDIYPNQVEVITAEQMLDVYSSIGMPLMYLHWSFGKHFARDETLYRRGLRNLAYEIVINANPCISYLMEENSMTMQTLVIAHAAFGHNHFFKNNHLFRQWTDADGILDYMEFAKAYIARCEARYGETAVERVLDAAHALMTQGVNRYPRRKAGGLEEEEKRIQDRLAEQERSYNDLWRTVPQNGSREKRRTTEAERRQILGLPEENVLYFLEKKAPLLKPWQREVLRIVRHIAQYFYPQKQTKVMNEGCATMVHYETLNRLHEKGLLGDGAMVEFLTSHTNVVLQPDFDDRRYGGINPYALGFGMMQDIKRICLEPTDEDRAWFPGFAGNGDPWGTLKDGWANYRDESFIRQFLSPALIRKMKLFAVVDDGVSDLVVKAIHNERGYQTVRSALARQFDVAQKEPEIEIVDVDLDGDRRLMLQHRVYDNVLLAEEDIQPVLRHLADLWGYEVSLSEISASSEAVLKQHTAGPTGALAAT; via the coding sequence ATGAACGATGGCGGCGTGCTCCTCGACGGCGAGAAGACCGAATCCCGCATGCGGTTCGACTGGGATTTCGATTCCCTGCGCCGCAGCTACGACCAGATCAGCGACATCGCGCTCGGCGAGTTCAAGCTCGACATCTATCCGAACCAGGTCGAGGTGATCACGGCCGAGCAGATGCTCGACGTCTATTCCTCGATCGGCATGCCGCTGATGTATCTGCACTGGTCCTTCGGCAAGCATTTCGCCCGGGACGAGACGCTCTATCGCCGCGGCCTGCGCAATCTCGCCTACGAGATCGTGATCAACGCCAATCCCTGCATCAGCTATCTCATGGAGGAGAACTCCATGACGATGCAGACCCTGGTGATCGCGCACGCGGCCTTCGGCCACAACCACTTCTTCAAGAACAACCATCTGTTCCGGCAATGGACCGACGCGGACGGCATCCTCGACTATATGGAGTTCGCCAAGGCCTATATCGCGCGCTGCGAGGCCCGCTATGGCGAAACGGCGGTCGAGCGCGTGCTGGACGCGGCCCATGCCCTGATGACCCAGGGCGTCAACCGCTATCCGCGCCGCAAGGCCGGCGGGCTCGAGGAGGAGGAAAAGCGGATCCAGGACCGGCTGGCGGAACAGGAGCGCTCCTATAACGACCTCTGGCGCACCGTCCCCCAGAACGGATCGCGCGAGAAGCGCCGCACCACCGAGGCGGAGCGCCGCCAGATCCTGGGCCTGCCGGAAGAGAACGTCCTCTATTTCCTGGAGAAGAAGGCGCCGCTGCTGAAGCCCTGGCAGCGCGAGGTGCTGCGCATCGTGCGCCACATCGCGCAGTATTTCTATCCGCAGAAGCAGACCAAGGTCATGAACGAGGGATGCGCCACGATGGTGCATTACGAGACCTTGAACCGGCTCCACGAGAAGGGCCTGCTCGGCGACGGGGCGATGGTCGAGTTCCTGACCTCCCACACCAACGTCGTGCTGCAGCCCGATTTCGACGACCGGCGCTATGGCGGCATCAACCCCTATGCGCTGGGCTTCGGCATGATGCAGGACATCAAGCGCATCTGCCTGGAACCCACCGACGAGGACCGCGCCTGGTTCCCGGGCTTCGCCGGCAACGGCGACCCTTGGGGCACGCTCAAGGACGGCTGGGCCAACTATCGCGACGAGAGCTTCATCCGCCAGTTCCTGAGTCCCGCCCTCATCCGCAAGATGAAGCTGTTCGCGGTGGTCGATGACGGGGTTTCCGACCTGGTGGTGAAGGCGATCCACAACGAGCGTGGCTACCAGACGGTCCGCAGCGCGCTGGCGCGCCAGTTCGACGTCGCGCAGAAGGAGCCGGAGATCGAGATCGTCGATGTCGATCTCGACGGCGACCGCCGCCTCATGCTGCAGCATCGGGTCTACGACAATGTCCTGCTCGCCGAGGAGGACATCCAGCCCGTGCTGCGCCATCTGGCCGATCTCTGGGGCTACGAGGTGAGCCTGAGCGAGATCTCGGCCAGCTCGGAGGCGGTGCTGAAGCAGCACACGGCCGGCCCGACCGGCGCGCTTGCCGCCACATGA